TAGCGCCTGAGGAGAGAACCATCCAGACTGTACTGCATAGTCTCCAACAATAATCGCCGCAATGATACTAAGGGGAGTTGCAAGCATATTTGGAGTATTTAAAGATGCCAGCTGTAAACCGTCAATGGCAACTTCTAACATTAAAAGCTGTAGCAGTAAAGGGACGGAGATATCCTCGGTAATTAAAATAAATTTTAACCATTCCGGAACAATATCTGGGTATTGGGTCAATAAAATCCAGACAGGTGTTAAGAAAATAGCTACAAATAAAACGGCAAATCGGCTCAATCTTAGATAAGCGCCTGTTAATGGGGGAAAATAATAGTCGTTAGCTTCCTCCATTAAATGAAAAATAGTAGAGGGAAGAATGATGGCGGAAGGGGAGTTGTCCACTAAAATAGCAATGTCTCCCTCTAATATTTGGGCGGCTGTGGTATCAGGACGTTCGGTAAATTTTACTTTCGGGAAGGGGTTATACCATTTTCTTTTTAATAATACTTCTACTAAACTTTCCTGATTCATGGTCAAGGATTCCACATCTGCTGATTTTAGTTTTTGTACAATCTGATTTAGTAATGTTTGGGATACTTTATTGTTCATATAACAGATGGAAACATCAGTATGAGAAATTGTACCGATTGATAGATGTTGCATACAAAGTTCTGGAGAACGGATGCGTCGCCGGATTAATGCGGCATTCAGCACCAGTGTTTCTACAAAACCATCATGGGAGCCACGGAACACCTTGTCCTTTTCCGGCTCTGAAGTAGTTCTTTGTGGGTAGGTTCTGGCATCAATTAAAACTGCCCGGTCAAACCCATCCAACATCATCACAATTTGCCCAGAAAGCAGTGCCACAAATAGTTTATCAAGGTCATCTTCCAATCCAATTTCCCCATAGGAAATACAGGATTTTGAAAAAGTATAAGCATCTGTCAGCAATTTTTGATCTTGTATTTTAAAAAAGGCGTCCATCATTTTTGTCATGATTTCATCTTTCGCAAATCCATCTACAAAAAAGAAACAAGCCGTTTTATCCATAATCTTTATGGTGCGATACACAATATCAAAATTTTTATCACAATGCAGCTGTTCTTGAAACGTTTTGATGTTTTGGTCTATGTTTGTACTGATTTTCATACAGCATCCTCGTTTCTGTAAAAGTTATAGTACACTATTACTATGTGCTATTTTTTTGGAATCATGCAAAAACAAGGTAAAACTGTGATAAAAATGAAAAAGGGATGTTCTATATTCTGTTTGTTTGACATAACAATATGTTAAGCAAAATAGTTGGGAGGCTGATTCTTGTTAGGGCAATACCATATTTTCCGATGGCTAATTGGTTTGTTTCGGAGAAAACAGTAGCATTTTTCTTTACAAAGGCAATCGTTTCCTAAAATAGTAGCTTTAAAAGCAGCTAAAACGGAAAAAAGCTTGTAGAATTTTCTACAAGCTTTTTTTATCTCATTTTATCGAATAAGACCACGAAGTGCATTTTAATGAAAACAAAATTCATACAGAGGTGCCATATTAGGCAGAAAGTCAAGGAGTATTTACAGAATCCCTAGAATAAATTTCCCCCAATACACGGTCATAGGTTAAATCGTCCAACACCTTATTGTTCTCTATTTCTACTGAATAATTGCTAGAGTAAACCGGTGTTGTCTGCATCTGGTCCAACATTGTGGAGATAAACGGCGTTTGTTCCCCACCGGTTAGCTGGACAATTAAATGAGGCAGGTAAAAGGCAGAAACAGTCTGTTCTACATTCCTAGATGCACCATAATTATTCCAAATAACAAACGGCTGTTGATACAGGACATAGGCATTTTCTGTGCTAATATCCGCTAAATCATAGGAATCTGAGCTATCAGTAAAATAAGGATAATGGTCTCCCACAAATAACACAATAGTTGGCTCATCCAATTGTTTTAACTGTTCCATTAGCATAGCCAAGGCCTGGTCTGTCTGCTGAATCCCCGCCATATAATATTCAAATTCTGTCATACCAGAATCCAAATTATAGGGCTGGTGGTTTTGCATCGTAGAAGTATAAACATAGGCAGGCTGTTCGCTCTGTTTTAAGCAGGAAATAATTTCATTAAAATCGCTTTTATCATCAATGTATTGGCGAAATTTTGTTGTATCTGTCTTAAAATCATCTTGAAAACGGAGTTCATCAAAGTTGTAGTTGTTATAAATCTGATCCCTATCATAAAAGCTATTGAGGAATGGGTGAATATAGGTGGTGGAATATCCTTGCGATTTATAATAATCCGCAAAGGTAGGCTGGGAAGTTTCCCGTTCTGGCAGCATCTTTTGTGGAGAAGTACTGTCATTTAAACTTTTCATTGGCAGCCCAAACATCAATTCAAATTCGGTTCTCACGGTAGTGTTACCAAAGGTAGGAACAACACAGTTTCCGCAAATACCTTCTTTTGCAAACTGGTCAAAGTTCTGATAATATTCATCCAAGTTTGGTATACCATCTAATCTGCGGAAATCCGCAAAGGATTCTGACATAATCATAACAACATTCGGCTTCTGGTCGGAAACTGCCGGTTTAGCTGGCTGTAGTTCCTTTCGGATTTCATTTTCAGAATAGCTTTCTGGTTCTTCCGGAGAGTTGAGAATCTGTTCCGTAGAGGTTTGTGCTAAATATGCGATCAAATTATTCTTTTTAAATTTATCGTCACATTCATAGTTGTTGGAAGCTTCCTCATTATCCAGTGCAAATGCGGAATATACAAAATTGGAAACGGGAGTAGCTACAATAATGCTGACTGTTAATACACAACTTACAGCTGTAACTAAACGTTTCAGCGGTTTTTGGGCAAAACGAATTCTGGGATTAAACCAGAAGATGACTGCAAAATATGTGATAAAAATCAAAATATCTATGATAAAATAAGCGTTTAATTGTACTCCGGCAAACTTCATTAGTTGAGAAGTGTTCCCCGCCATAAATAAATCGGTTAGTACAAAATGAGAACCACTGGATTGGTATTTATAATATTCCACGAACGAAATAATAAACAAAAATAATCCCGGAACAAAAGTAGCAATAAAACCACTTTTGACAAGGCACAATACTGTTAAAATGACAGCACCTAATAACAAAGTATCAAACAAAATAACAGAAAAATCATGGACAATAAACCCAATTAATGCTCCAAAGTCCTGTAGATGATTAAATTCACACAGCAGGATTAGAAATAAAGGCGATGTCCAAAGAAATACCTGGTTTAATTTGTAGTATTTTGTTGTGTTTTCTTTTCGTTGTAAACGGAACCTTTTGACTACTTGCTTCACGGTTTGCACCGTCCTTTCTCCGGTTCGGATACAGTTAAAAAAGTTTGATGATTTTAGCCAAACGTTCATATTTGCTTTATCATCTTCGTATTTGATTCATCAGTAAATAGGTACCATAGTTTATAAAATGTGCTTTATACCTTTTTAACTAATAAAGTATATTGCAAAATTCAACTCTATTTTATCTAGTATAATGAATAAATAAAAAGATACAAGTAAGTTTTTATGAAAAAATAGAGAACATATGTGAAATTAGATAATTTGTGTATATAAAGTATAAATAATTATGATTTATTAGATAAATTGCTTATATGTGTTTTTATTTTATACCATATGTTATTTGAATAGCAAATTTATTTTTTGTAGGAACTCCCAAAAATAAGGTAAAAAAACTATCAATATGATCAATTTCTAAATCATTGTGAACCACTTATTTGGGTATTTCCCTATCTTGATTCTGGTTTTGAGGTATGATAAGATATTATAGGATTATTAGAAAAATGATAGTAAATAGGATGTTAACAGAAAAAATTCTTTTTTTGTTGGAAAAACATTGGAATAGAAGGAAAATTGCGGTTCCTTCTCAATAGCTGACGGGAGGCTTTTTTGTGATAAGAAATGATTTGAGAAACATTGCGATTGTTGCCCACGTAGACCATGGTAAAACCACCCTGGTAGATGAAATGCTAAAACAGGGCGGCGCTTACCGTGAAAACCAGGTAGTGGAAGAAAGGGTAATGGACTCGAACGACCTGGAACGGGAACGTGGTATTACCATTTTATCAAAAAACACTGCTGTATATTATAAAGATACCAAAATTAATATTATTGATACCCCTGGACATGCCGATTTTGGCGGTGAAGTAGAGCGTGTATTAAAGATGGTAGACGGGGTTATTCTGTTAGTTGACGCTGCGGAAGGCCCTATGCCGCAAACACGTTTTGTGACCCAGAAAGCTTTGGAACTGGGGTTAAAAATTATAGTAGTAGTAAATAAAATTGACCGTCCAGACGCCCGCCTGGATGAAATCCCAGATGAAGTATTGGAATTATTGTTGGATTTAGATGCTTCTGAGGAACAATTGGAAAGCCCAATTTTGTTCTGCTCTGGACGTTCCGGTACTGCTTCCCTCTCCCAATACGAGGAAGGAAAAGATTTAACCCCATTATTTGAAACAATTTTGAATCATATTGACCCTCCTTCCGGAGATGAAACCAAAGATACCCAGGTATTGGTTTCTGCCATTGATTACAATGAATATGTAGGTCGTATTGCTATTGGTAAAGTGGAAAGCGGTGTTGTAAAACAAGGAGAAGATGTTACCGTTTGCGATTATCACGAAAGCAAAGACCCATACCGTGGCAAGATTGTAAACTTATATCAGATTGACGCATTTGGTAGAACTCCTATTAAAGAAGCAACTGTAGGGGATATTGTTTGTTTTTCCGGTATCGAAAAAATTACAATTGGGGATACTATTTGTAAATTGGGGAATGTAGACCCATTGCCATTTGTAAAAATCAGCGAACCTACGGTAGAAATGACTTTTGGCGTAAACGATAGCCCATTTGCGGGGCAGGAAGGTAAGTTTGTCACCTCCCGCCAGATTCGGGAACGGCTGCAAAAAGAACTGTTAAAAGATGTTTCTTTGCGTGTTTCGGACACAGATTCCACCGAAAAATTCAATGTTTGTGGACGTGGAGAAATGCACCTGTCCATTTTAATTGAAAATATGCGCCGCGAAGGGTTTGAACTCTCAGTAAGTACTCCTAGAGTTCTGTTTAAAGAAATTGACGGCAAAAAATGCGAACCAATTGAACGGGTAGTAATTGATGTTCCAGAAGAATCCCTGGGTTCCGTTATGGAAAAAATGGGCCAGAGAAAAGGGGAACTGGTTCAGATGGCTCCACAAGGTAGTCGTATGCGGGTTGAGTTTTTAATTCCATCTCGTGGGTTGTTTGGTTATCGAAATGAATTCCTTACCGATACCAAAGGCGAAGGGATTATGAACACCATTTTCGATAGTTATCAGCCTTTTAAAGGAGAAATTCCAACCCGTTCCACCGGAAGTTTGGTTTCCTACGAAACAGGTACCGCTGTTACCTATGGTTTGTACAATGCCCAGGAAAGAGGAACTCTGTTTATTGGTGCCCAGACCCCTGTTTATGAAGGGATGGTTGTTGGTTGTTCTCCAAAACAGGAAGATCTGGTAGTAAATGTTTGTAAGAAAAAACAGCTTACCAACACCCGTGCTAGCGGGTCAGATGATGCTTTGCGCTTAACTCCACCACGTGTGATGAGCTTGGAAGAATCTTTGGAATTTTTGGCGGAAGACGAGCTCTTGGAAGTAACACCAGAATCTTTGCGTATTAGAAAACGCATTCTAAGTAATGTACAACGCGCAAAACAAAGAAATAAATAATAAAAAAATTGGGCTGCTGCCATGTTGATGCAAATCAAATCGCAGCGCCCTTTGTATTTAGAGGAAACGATGTTTGAATATCAGCTAGAACGGTTAAATCGGAATATTGTAGTGTGCGTTACCCCAGAGCACAAATTCGGTACAGATGCTTTTTTGTTGGCAAACTTTGCTTCCCCAAGGCGGAAAGATTTGGTCTGTGATTTGGGGACAGGCTGTGGGATCATTCCATTCATTTGGTGTAAACGCCATAAGCCAAAGGAAATTTGGGGGGTGGAAATTCAGCCTCAGGGGATTGAGCAGTTCCAAATTGGACTGGATCATTCCACTGTGGAACCAGTAATCCATCCAGTTTGTGGGGATTTAAAACAACTATCTGGTATGCCATTCGGACAGTTTGACCTGGTAACCTGTAACCCACCTTATTTTTCGAATGGGGCTGGATTCTTAAGCGAAATGTCTGCGGAACAGGTGGCACGCCATGAAACAAGGTGTACCATACAGGATGTTTGCCAATCGGCGGTAAAACTGTTAAAATATGGAGGGAAGCTCTGTATTTGTCAACGTCCGGAACGCTTGGCGGATACCATTTGCAGCATGCGGGAAGCTGGTTTAGAGCCAAAACGACTACGGATGGTGGCAAAATATCCGGATTCTACACCATGGCTGTTTTTGTTGGAAGGCAAAAAAGGAAGCAAGCCGTTTTTACAAGTCATGCCGACATTAGGAATTTATGAAGGGGAAGAATTTTCCCAGGAAATGCAGAAAATTTATGATTGGGAGGCAGAGTAGTGGCAGGTATCTTGTATGTTGTTGGAACGCCAATTGGGAATTTATCCGATTTTTCACCTAGGGCAGTGGAAACACTGCAGCAGGTGGATTTTATCGCTGCGGAAGATACCCGGGTAACTTTAAAGTTACTCAACCATTTTGGCATTAAAAAACCGATGGTCAGCTATTATGAACATAATCTTCGCCAGCGTGGGGAGCAGATTATCCAGCGCATTTTAGCTGGAGAAAATTGCGCGATTGTTTCGGATGCCGGAATGCCTTGTATTTCTGACCCTGGAGAGGATCTAGTAAGGCTGTGCGCAGAATATCAGATTGAGACTAGGGTAGTACCTGGGCCAAGCGCAGTGATTTCTGCTTTATGTGTCAGCGGACTGGTGACATCCCGTTTTTCCTTTGAAGGTTTTTTAAGCACCAACAAACGGAGCCGCCTGGAACATCTCACTTCCATCCGGAAGGATACCCATACCTTGATTTTTTATGAAGCGCCTCATAAACTGCTTTCTACCCTAAAAGATCTTTATGAAACGTTGGGGGACCGAAAAATCTCTCTGGTGAAAGAGATTACCAAACTACATGAATCAGTCAACCGGACAACATTGGCACAAGCGGTGCAATATTACACGGAAAATACGCCAAAAGGGGAATTTGTGCTTGTGCTGGAAGGGGCTGTTATTGCGGAAAACAATGAGGAAGAAATGACATTAGAACAGGCAGTACAACTGGCAAAAGAACTGATGGAGCAAGGGCACCGTCCAAGTGATGCGGCAAAAGAGGCGGCAAAACTGACTCAGTTCAAAAAAGCGGAGATTTATAAACAATTAATTGATTAATTGTGGAAAAACAGTTTGGTTTTTAGAGGTAACTGTTGAAAAATAATTAGGAGGTAGTGTTATGGAGTATCGTAAATGTGGAACCACTTATGTAGTGCGGCTAGATGTTGAGGATGAAATTGTGGAATCCTTACAGCGACTTTGTGAAGATGAAAAAATTGATTTAGCTCAGATTTCTGGGATTGGGGCATTAAAACAGGCAGAAATTGGAGTGTTTGACACCACGACAAAGCAATATCATAGCAATACTTATACTGGCGTTTACGAGATTGGAAATTTAACCGGAAATATTTCTACCATGAATGGGGTACCATACTTTCACCTGCACATTACTATCGGCAATATTAACCACCATGAGTGTTACAGTGGGCATTTAAACAAAGGTGTGGTTGGTGCCACAGCCGAATTATTTGTTAACGTCATTGACGGAAAAATCGACCGGGAATTCAGTCCAGAAGTGGGATTAAATATTATCCGATTTGTTGATGAGAATTAGTAGCCAACTACGAAAGGGCTTTGTTTCTGAGATAATTTTTTTGAATTTTGCAACGATAACCATCAAGATTTTGATGGTTTATCTAGAGACTCTAAGTTAATAAAAACGGATTTTTACTTATTATAGGTAGTAAAAGAAATTTTTTACTTCTTTTCCGTAGATAGTGTATTTACTTTTTTATTGTTGTTTTTTGCCAATTGTATTACTGTATTACGATATATTGCAAAAAGGCTGGTCCTATAGGAACCAGCCTTTTGTATAAGAGAGAAAATAGAATCAATAGTAACTTTCAAGAAGTTGTTCCGGTGTTCTTTAGCATATCGATATCTGTAAGATATTAAAAGATAAAATAAGTAAAAATTCGGATGATGTATTATTATAAAGATGGTTAGAAAATATTTGTTATGAAAAATAACTTTTCTTTTTAATAGGAATATCAATGATTGTTTCGGTTTTCAGGACAGGAGCTATTTTGGAAAAATTTTTAGTAAAAAATATTATGTGACATTATCCCAATACCGAAAATCTATACAAAAAAACGTGGAATCATAATCGATTCCACGTTTTTTATTAAATAATAAATCAAAATTAGTGTTGATGGGTGCTGCTGATAATACCGCGCTCTGCATCCATCTGTACGGTAATACCATGTTTTAACACTTTCGTAGCATCGTGTGCGCCAATGATAAC
This is a stretch of genomic DNA from Clostridium facile. It encodes these proteins:
- a CDS encoding spore germination protein; this encodes MKISTNIDQNIKTFQEQLHCDKNFDIVYRTIKIMDKTACFFFVDGFAKDEIMTKMMDAFFKIQDQKLLTDAYTFSKSCISYGEIGLEDDLDKLFVALLSGQIVMMLDGFDRAVLIDARTYPQRTTSEPEKDKVFRGSHDGFVETLVLNAALIRRRIRSPELCMQHLSIGTISHTDVSICYMNNKVSQTLLNQIVQKLKSADVESLTMNQESLVEVLLKRKWYNPFPKVKFTERPDTTAAQILEGDIAILVDNSPSAIILPSTIFHLMEEANDYYFPPLTGAYLRLSRFAVLFVAIFLTPVWILLTQYPDIVPEWLKFILITEDISVPLLLQLLMLEVAIDGLQLASLNTPNMLATPLSIIAAIIVGDYAVQSGWFSPQALLYQAFVTLANFSQPGFELGYALKFFRILLLIVTGAFGIWGFVAGVLFLLIVLVCNKTVTGKCYLYPLVPFNWQILKRHLFRMNIKNHTTKKRR
- a CDS encoding LTA synthase family protein, which produces MKQVVKRFRLQRKENTTKYYKLNQVFLWTSPLFLILLCEFNHLQDFGALIGFIVHDFSVILFDTLLLGAVILTVLCLVKSGFIATFVPGLFLFIISFVEYYKYQSSGSHFVLTDLFMAGNTSQLMKFAGVQLNAYFIIDILIFITYFAVIFWFNPRIRFAQKPLKRLVTAVSCVLTVSIIVATPVSNFVYSAFALDNEEASNNYECDDKFKKNNLIAYLAQTSTEQILNSPEEPESYSENEIRKELQPAKPAVSDQKPNVVMIMSESFADFRRLDGIPNLDEYYQNFDQFAKEGICGNCVVPTFGNTTVRTEFELMFGLPMKSLNDSTSPQKMLPERETSQPTFADYYKSQGYSTTYIHPFLNSFYDRDQIYNNYNFDELRFQDDFKTDTTKFRQYIDDKSDFNEIISCLKQSEQPAYVYTSTMQNHQPYNLDSGMTEFEYYMAGIQQTDQALAMLMEQLKQLDEPTIVLFVGDHYPYFTDSSDSYDLADISTENAYVLYQQPFVIWNNYGASRNVEQTVSAFYLPHLIVQLTGGEQTPFISTMLDQMQTTPVYSSNYSVEIENNKVLDDLTYDRVLGEIYSRDSVNTP
- the typA gene encoding translational GTPase TypA, translated to MIRNDLRNIAIVAHVDHGKTTLVDEMLKQGGAYRENQVVEERVMDSNDLERERGITILSKNTAVYYKDTKINIIDTPGHADFGGEVERVLKMVDGVILLVDAAEGPMPQTRFVTQKALELGLKIIVVVNKIDRPDARLDEIPDEVLELLLDLDASEEQLESPILFCSGRSGTASLSQYEEGKDLTPLFETILNHIDPPSGDETKDTQVLVSAIDYNEYVGRIAIGKVESGVVKQGEDVTVCDYHESKDPYRGKIVNLYQIDAFGRTPIKEATVGDIVCFSGIEKITIGDTICKLGNVDPLPFVKISEPTVEMTFGVNDSPFAGQEGKFVTSRQIRERLQKELLKDVSLRVSDTDSTEKFNVCGRGEMHLSILIENMRREGFELSVSTPRVLFKEIDGKKCEPIERVVIDVPEESLGSVMEKMGQRKGELVQMAPQGSRMRVEFLIPSRGLFGYRNEFLTDTKGEGIMNTIFDSYQPFKGEIPTRSTGSLVSYETGTAVTYGLYNAQERGTLFIGAQTPVYEGMVVGCSPKQEDLVVNVCKKKQLTNTRASGSDDALRLTPPRVMSLEESLEFLAEDELLEVTPESLRIRKRILSNVQRAKQRNK
- a CDS encoding tRNA1(Val) (adenine(37)-N6)-methyltransferase — translated: MFEYQLERLNRNIVVCVTPEHKFGTDAFLLANFASPRRKDLVCDLGTGCGIIPFIWCKRHKPKEIWGVEIQPQGIEQFQIGLDHSTVEPVIHPVCGDLKQLSGMPFGQFDLVTCNPPYFSNGAGFLSEMSAEQVARHETRCTIQDVCQSAVKLLKYGGKLCICQRPERLADTICSMREAGLEPKRLRMVAKYPDSTPWLFLLEGKKGSKPFLQVMPTLGIYEGEEFSQEMQKIYDWEAE
- the rsmI gene encoding 16S rRNA (cytidine(1402)-2'-O)-methyltransferase codes for the protein MAGILYVVGTPIGNLSDFSPRAVETLQQVDFIAAEDTRVTLKLLNHFGIKKPMVSYYEHNLRQRGEQIIQRILAGENCAIVSDAGMPCISDPGEDLVRLCAEYQIETRVVPGPSAVISALCVSGLVTSRFSFEGFLSTNKRSRLEHLTSIRKDTHTLIFYEAPHKLLSTLKDLYETLGDRKISLVKEITKLHESVNRTTLAQAVQYYTENTPKGEFVLVLEGAVIAENNEEEMTLEQAVQLAKELMEQGHRPSDAAKEAAKLTQFKKAEIYKQLID
- a CDS encoding PPC domain-containing DNA-binding protein is translated as MEYRKCGTTYVVRLDVEDEIVESLQRLCEDEKIDLAQISGIGALKQAEIGVFDTTTKQYHSNTYTGVYEIGNLTGNISTMNGVPYFHLHITIGNINHHECYSGHLNKGVVGATAELFVNVIDGKIDREFSPEVGLNIIRFVDEN